The sequence TCCTTCAGGCTCACGAGCGCCGCGTTTTTCTTCACCACCAGCCCCGAGGCGGTGAGCGCTTTGTAGTAGGCCAATTCGTAAGAGGAGGAAATGCCCATGGATTCGCCGGTGCTCTTCATCTCAGGCCCCAAAGCCATGTCCAGCCCGGGAAGCTTGAGGAACGGGAACACCACGCTTTTCACGGAGTAGTGGCCGTTGTCCTTGTTTTCCATGCTGGGAAGCGGCTTCCCGAGCATGGCCGATGTGGCCATCTTGGCTAAATTTATGCCGCGCGCCTTGCTTATGAACGGGACCGTGCGGCTCGCGCGCGGGTTGGTTTCAAGTATGTAAACGGTTCCTTCGCGCACCGCGAACTGCATGTTGAAGAATCCTATTACGCCGAGCGACCTGCACAGCTTCTTCGCGTAATCGTCTATCGTGTGCTTGTTCTTATCGGTGAGCCGGATGGACGGGTAAACTATATTCGCATCTCCGCTGTGCACTCCCGCGTATTCTATGTGCTCCATGATTCCTGCGATGTAGATGCTCATCCCGTCGCTCACTCCATCAACCTCGCACTCTATGGAATTGTCCAGGTATTTGTCTATCAATACCGGGCGCTTCTCGCTCACCTCCACTGCCTCGTTTATGTATTTCTTCAGCTCTTCTGAGGAGTGTATTATCTGCATCGCGCGGCCTGCAATCACGTAGCTCGGGCGCACCACCACAGGGTAGGAGATGTGGGACGCTATTTCCAAAGCTTCCTGCTCGCTTCTCGCGGTCCCGTTCGCCGGCTGCGGAATCCCCAATTCGATTGCGAGCGAGCGGAAAAGCTCCCGGTCCTCGGCGATGTCTATTCCCTTCATGTCTGTTCCCAGGATTTTCGCATGGCCGTGCAGTTTCGCGGCGAGGTTTATGCTCGTCTGCCCGCCGTATTGCACTAAAACTTCGGGCATGCCCTCGTTTTCCAGCACGTTCAGCACATCCTCGAAAGTGAGGGGCTCGAAATACAATCTATCTCCAATGTCGAAATCCGTGCTCACTGTTTCAGGGTTGTTGTTAATCACTATGCTTTTCACGCCCATCTCTTTCAGCGCGAAGGAAGCGTGCACGGTGCAATAATCGAATTCTATTCCCTGGCCTATGCGTATGGGCCCTGCGCCCAAAATCGCCACTTTCTTCCCTTCGAGCTGAACCGCCTCGTTCTCGTGCTCGTAAGTTGAGTACAAATAAGGGGTTTTCGCCTCGAATTCCCCTGCGACAGTGTCGACCATCTTGTATGTCGGAAGTATTCCGGCCTCTTTCCTCATGCGCCTCACTTCCAGCTCCGGGATTCCTTTGAGCGCGCCCATGCGCGCGTCGCTGAACCCCATCCGCTTCGCTTCCCTGAACAAATCCGGAGTGAGAGGCGAGTTCGCTATTGTTTTCTCGAAATCCGCGAGATTTTTCAATTTTTTCAGGAACCACGGGTTGATTTTTGTCTTCGTGTGTATTTCGGAAACAGATGCTCCGTTCCTGAAGAGTTCGAGTATCGCGAACAGGCGCAAATCAGTGGGAGGGGAAAGATGCGCGCCCGGGTCTTCCATTTTCGGGAAGCGCGTGTCCAGGCTCCGTATCGCCTTTTGCATGGATTCCTCGAACGTGCGGCCTATGGCCATCACTTCGCCCGTGCTTTTCATCTGCGTGCCTATCCTCCGGTCTATGTGGGGAAATTTATCAAAAGGCCAGCGCGGGATTTTCACCACCACATAATCCAGGGAAGGCTCGAAGGATGCGGGAGTGGACTGGGTTACCGCGTTCTGCACCTCATAGAGTTTGTATCCGAGAGCCAGTTTCGCGGCCAGTCTTGCTATTGGATAGCCGGTTGCCTTGCTTGCGAGCGCGCTCGAGCGTGATAGTCTTGGATTAACTTCAATTACGAAATATTCCCCGGTCTGCTGGTTCAGCGCGAACTGGACGTTGCAGCTTCCCACTATCCCCAATTCATCAACTATTGCAAAGCTCG is a genomic window of Candidatus Micrarchaeia archaeon containing:
- the carB gene encoding carbamoyl-phosphate synthase large subunit yields the protein RSAFASCMRKISQPILESKAVKTKDEGLAFAEQIGYPIISRPAYTLGGTGGGIAENKDELGTLLENGLMLSPTQEVLLEKSVAGWGEFEYEVVRDSFGNKIIVCNMENFDPMGIHTGESIVVAPSQTLSDPEHQMLRDASFAIVDELGIVGSCNVQFALNQQTGEYFVIEVNPRLSRSSALASKATGYPIARLAAKLALGYKLYEVQNAVTQSTPASFEPSLDYVVVKIPRWPFDKFPHIDRRIGTQMKSTGEVMAIGRTFEESMQKAIRSLDTRFPKMEDPGAHLSPPTDLRLFAILELFRNGASVSEIHTKTKINPWFLKKLKNLADFEKTIANSPLTPDLFREAKRMGFSDARMGALKGIPELEVRRMRKEAGILPTYKMVDTVAGEFEAKTPYLYSTYEHENEAVQLEGKKVAILGAGPIRIGQGIEFDYCTVHASFALKEMGVKSIVINNNPETVSTDFDIGDRLYFEPLTFEDVLNVLENEGMPEVLVQYGGQTSINLAAKLHGHAKILGTDMKGIDIAEDRELFRSLAIELGIPQPANGTARSEQEALEIASHISYPVVVRPSYVIAGRAMQIIHSSEELKKYINEAVEVSEKRPVLIDKYLDNSIECEVDGVSDGMSIYIAGIMEHIEYAGVHSGDANIVYPSIRLTDKNKHTIDDYAKKLCRSLGVIGFFNMQFAVREGTVYILETNPRASRTVPFISKARGINLAKMATSAMLGKPLPSMENKDNGHYSVKSVVFPFLKLPGLDMALGPEMKSTGESMGISSSYELAYYKALTASGLVVKKNAALVSLKDEDKKFARELERKLRSLGFEVYATPGTAQEMEKPLIVQKIGAGSPDVLELVKKGEVGLIINTPRKGGRPSTDGFRIRRASLDKGIACITEINAAQAYISALEKVRHHKMDVKRLDEY